From the Manis javanica isolate MJ-LG chromosome 11, MJ_LKY, whole genome shotgun sequence genome, one window contains:
- the LOC108386647 gene encoding C4b-binding protein alpha chain isoform X2, whose product MPPRAPNGTLHGKDRMGAWPFSGLRRVSDPAAFQMILVATLLATVVGDCGPPPNLHFASPVIKLNETNFKTGTVLKYNCRPGYSRTSSRNHITCQVGGSWGHSTFCVKKRCRNPGELQNGQVIVKTDYSFGSQIEFSCSEGYILIGPTTSHCEIQDKGVDWSDDFPQCVIVKCEPPPAIRNGRHSGGDEDFYPYGSSVTYSCDPDFSLLGQASISCTVENKTIGVWSQSPPTCKKISCVQPEHKNGKIVSGFGPIYTYKDSIVFDCNRGYILKGSSLIHCEADNNWDPVPPTCEINSCTDLPYIPHASWDVYGYNQPTKKEVYEIGTVLRYRCHLGYKPAVDKPTTVSCQGNLEWSPYVACEETCCPVPHLKNGKITLSRKSGSNHSCDYFYRDVVSYTCYEKYEFEANCREDGTWNPKTPTCDENCDFPPIIAHGRHKRVQTYSLFKTEVAYECDRGYTLVGPARLSCSASHWSPEAPQCKAVCVKPEIANGRLTVIKNQYSEPDTVTVQCNSGYGLVGSPNITCSESRTWYPEVPRCEWVYPEGCEQVLVGRALMQCLPNPEDVKLALEVYKLSLEVELLERHRDNTKRSTP is encoded by the exons ATGCCCCCCAGAGCTCCAAATGGGACCCTTCATGGAAAGGACAGAATGGGAGCCTGGCCTTTTTCTGGGCTGCGGAGAGTCTCTGATCCAGCTGCATTCCAAATGATCTTGGTCGCCACCCTATTGGCTACTGTTGTTG GTGACTGTGGTCCGCCACCGAATCTACATTTTGCTTCGCCCGTAATTAAGTTGAATGAGACAAACTTCAAAACTGGAACTGTTCTGAAATACAACTGCCGCCCTGGCTACAGTAGGACCAGTTCAAGAAATCACATTACCTGTCAAGTAGGAGGCTCATGGGGCCACAGCACTTTCTGTGTTA AGAAACGATGCAGAAACCCTGGAGAATTACAGAATGGGCAAGTGATAGTGAAGACAGATTATTCTTTTGGATCACAAATAGAATTCAGCTGTTCAGAAGG ATATATCTTAATTGGCCCAACCACCAGTCACTGTGAGATCCAAGATAAAGGAGTTGACTGGAGTGATGATTTCCCACAATGTGTGA TTGTCAAGTGCGAGCCTCCTCCAGCCATCCGCAATGGGAGGCACAGCGGTGGAGATGAAGACTTCTACCCATATGGCTCTTCTGTCACCTACAGCTGCGACCCCGACTTCTCCCTGTTAGGCCAAGCCTCCATTTCTTGCACAGTGGAGAATAAGACCATAGGTGTGTGGAGCCAAAGCCCTCCTACCTGTAAAA AAATCAGCTGTGTTCAGCCAGAgcataaaaatggaaagatagtctCTGGATTTGGACCCATCTATACTTACAAGGACTCTATTGTATTTGACTGCAATAGAGGTTATATCCTCAAAGGCAGCAGTTTAATCCACTGTGAAGCTGATAACAACTGGGATCCTGTTCCTCCCACTTGCGAGATCA ATAGTTGTACTGACTTACCATACATCCCACATGCTTCCTGGGACGTATATGGTTACAACCAGCCAACAAAAAAGGAAGTATATGAAATTGGGACTGTGCTTAGATACCGCTGCCATCTTGGCTATAAACCTGCTGTAGACAAGCCTACGACTGTGTCTTGTCAGGGGAATTTGGAATGGTCTCCATACGTAGCATGCGAGG agacaTGTTGCCCAGTACCACACCTGAAGAATGGCAAAATCACTTTATCTAGGAAGAGTGGCTCCAATCATAGCTGTGACTATTTCTACAGAGATGTGGTTTCATACACATGTTATGAGAAATACGAGTTTGAAGCTAACTGCCGGGAGGATGGCACGTGGAATCCCAAAACACCAACATGTGATGAGA ATTGTGATTTTCCTCCTATCATTGCCCATGGACGTCATAAACGAGTTCAAACATACAGCTTATTCAAAACTGAGGTTGCGTATGAATGTGACAGAGGGTACACTCTGGTTGGACCGGCCAGACTCTCCTGCAGTGCCTCACACTGGTCTCCTGAAGCCCCTCAGTGTAAAG CTGTGTGTGTGAAGCCAGAAATAGCCAATGGAAGGCTGACTGTGATTAAGAATCAATATTCTGAACCTGACACCGTCACCGTGCAGTGTAACTCTGGCTATGGTTTGGTTGGATCCCCAAACATCACTTGCTCAGAGAGCAGAACCTGGTACCCCGAGGTGCCCAGGTGTGAGTGG GTGTACCCAGAAGGCTGTGAGCAGGTGCTTGTTGGCAGAGCTCTCATGCAGTGTCTCCCAAACCCGGAGGATGTGAAATTGGCCCTGGAGGTGTATAAACTGTCTTTGGAGGTTGAACTCCTGGAACGGCATagagacaacaccaagagatCCACTCCCTAG
- the LOC108386647 gene encoding C4b-binding protein alpha chain isoform X1, whose protein sequence is MGLSWNNRELQLRTRKLLQNHRKLLKKHQVMPPRAPNGTLHGKDRMGAWPFSGLRRVSDPAAFQMILVATLLATVVGDCGPPPNLHFASPVIKLNETNFKTGTVLKYNCRPGYSRTSSRNHITCQVGGSWGHSTFCVKKRCRNPGELQNGQVIVKTDYSFGSQIEFSCSEGYILIGPTTSHCEIQDKGVDWSDDFPQCVIVKCEPPPAIRNGRHSGGDEDFYPYGSSVTYSCDPDFSLLGQASISCTVENKTIGVWSQSPPTCKKISCVQPEHKNGKIVSGFGPIYTYKDSIVFDCNRGYILKGSSLIHCEADNNWDPVPPTCEINSCTDLPYIPHASWDVYGYNQPTKKEVYEIGTVLRYRCHLGYKPAVDKPTTVSCQGNLEWSPYVACEETCCPVPHLKNGKITLSRKSGSNHSCDYFYRDVVSYTCYEKYEFEANCREDGTWNPKTPTCDENCDFPPIIAHGRHKRVQTYSLFKTEVAYECDRGYTLVGPARLSCSASHWSPEAPQCKAVCVKPEIANGRLTVIKNQYSEPDTVTVQCNSGYGLVGSPNITCSESRTWYPEVPRCEWVYPEGCEQVLVGRALMQCLPNPEDVKLALEVYKLSLEVELLERHRDNTKRSTP, encoded by the exons AAAATTGTTGAAGAAACATCAGGTCATGCCCCCCAGAGCTCCAAATGGGACCCTTCATGGAAAGGACAGAATGGGAGCCTGGCCTTTTTCTGGGCTGCGGAGAGTCTCTGATCCAGCTGCATTCCAAATGATCTTGGTCGCCACCCTATTGGCTACTGTTGTTG GTGACTGTGGTCCGCCACCGAATCTACATTTTGCTTCGCCCGTAATTAAGTTGAATGAGACAAACTTCAAAACTGGAACTGTTCTGAAATACAACTGCCGCCCTGGCTACAGTAGGACCAGTTCAAGAAATCACATTACCTGTCAAGTAGGAGGCTCATGGGGCCACAGCACTTTCTGTGTTA AGAAACGATGCAGAAACCCTGGAGAATTACAGAATGGGCAAGTGATAGTGAAGACAGATTATTCTTTTGGATCACAAATAGAATTCAGCTGTTCAGAAGG ATATATCTTAATTGGCCCAACCACCAGTCACTGTGAGATCCAAGATAAAGGAGTTGACTGGAGTGATGATTTCCCACAATGTGTGA TTGTCAAGTGCGAGCCTCCTCCAGCCATCCGCAATGGGAGGCACAGCGGTGGAGATGAAGACTTCTACCCATATGGCTCTTCTGTCACCTACAGCTGCGACCCCGACTTCTCCCTGTTAGGCCAAGCCTCCATTTCTTGCACAGTGGAGAATAAGACCATAGGTGTGTGGAGCCAAAGCCCTCCTACCTGTAAAA AAATCAGCTGTGTTCAGCCAGAgcataaaaatggaaagatagtctCTGGATTTGGACCCATCTATACTTACAAGGACTCTATTGTATTTGACTGCAATAGAGGTTATATCCTCAAAGGCAGCAGTTTAATCCACTGTGAAGCTGATAACAACTGGGATCCTGTTCCTCCCACTTGCGAGATCA ATAGTTGTACTGACTTACCATACATCCCACATGCTTCCTGGGACGTATATGGTTACAACCAGCCAACAAAAAAGGAAGTATATGAAATTGGGACTGTGCTTAGATACCGCTGCCATCTTGGCTATAAACCTGCTGTAGACAAGCCTACGACTGTGTCTTGTCAGGGGAATTTGGAATGGTCTCCATACGTAGCATGCGAGG agacaTGTTGCCCAGTACCACACCTGAAGAATGGCAAAATCACTTTATCTAGGAAGAGTGGCTCCAATCATAGCTGTGACTATTTCTACAGAGATGTGGTTTCATACACATGTTATGAGAAATACGAGTTTGAAGCTAACTGCCGGGAGGATGGCACGTGGAATCCCAAAACACCAACATGTGATGAGA ATTGTGATTTTCCTCCTATCATTGCCCATGGACGTCATAAACGAGTTCAAACATACAGCTTATTCAAAACTGAGGTTGCGTATGAATGTGACAGAGGGTACACTCTGGTTGGACCGGCCAGACTCTCCTGCAGTGCCTCACACTGGTCTCCTGAAGCCCCTCAGTGTAAAG CTGTGTGTGTGAAGCCAGAAATAGCCAATGGAAGGCTGACTGTGATTAAGAATCAATATTCTGAACCTGACACCGTCACCGTGCAGTGTAACTCTGGCTATGGTTTGGTTGGATCCCCAAACATCACTTGCTCAGAGAGCAGAACCTGGTACCCCGAGGTGCCCAGGTGTGAGTGG GTGTACCCAGAAGGCTGTGAGCAGGTGCTTGTTGGCAGAGCTCTCATGCAGTGTCTCCCAAACCCGGAGGATGTGAAATTGGCCCTGGAGGTGTATAAACTGTCTTTGGAGGTTGAACTCCTGGAACGGCATagagacaacaccaagagatCCACTCCCTAG